Proteins from one Gimesia maris genomic window:
- the panC gene encoding pantoate--beta-alanine ligase encodes MSDQALETVSEISALRKLVASRRQQGATIGFVPTMGALHAGHTSLIEAADADCDFVVVSIYVNPTQFGPDEDFERYPRVLEQDLAKCAAAGANLVWTPDTSIMYPDGYSTDVTVKALSRILEGATRTNHFQGVTTIVTKLLLSCLPDIAYFGAKDFQQQAIIRRMCLDLNIPVEINTCPIIRDTDGLALSSRNAYLSAEEREAGLSLSRALRLAEEKVAAGETDIAQIKAAMQQLLNATPLLKLDYATIADPTTLEDISTVQSEMVALIAARVGTTRLIDNCQLAPAATEKT; translated from the coding sequence ATGTCTGACCAGGCTCTGGAAACCGTCAGTGAAATTTCGGCCTTGCGGAAGCTGGTCGCATCACGCCGCCAGCAGGGTGCAACCATCGGCTTTGTGCCTACCATGGGAGCCCTGCATGCAGGGCATACCAGTCTCATTGAAGCCGCTGACGCTGACTGCGATTTTGTGGTCGTTTCCATCTACGTCAACCCGACCCAATTTGGGCCTGATGAAGACTTTGAAAGATACCCGCGCGTGCTGGAACAGGATCTGGCAAAATGTGCGGCGGCCGGCGCAAACCTCGTCTGGACTCCGGATACCAGTATCATGTACCCGGACGGGTATTCAACCGATGTGACGGTCAAAGCTCTCTCGCGCATTCTGGAAGGCGCCACCCGCACGAATCATTTCCAGGGCGTGACTACCATCGTCACCAAGCTGCTGTTAAGTTGCCTGCCGGACATCGCTTATTTTGGCGCGAAAGATTTCCAGCAACAGGCTATCATCAGACGGATGTGCCTCGACCTGAATATTCCGGTTGAAATTAATACCTGTCCCATTATCCGGGATACGGACGGACTGGCACTCAGCAGTCGGAATGCCTATCTCTCTGCGGAAGAACGTGAAGCAGGCTTATCCCTTTCACGGGCCCTGCGACTGGCGGAAGAAAAAGTCGCGGCCGGCGAAACCGATATCGCGCAGATCAAGGCCGCCATGCAGCAGTTGTTAAATGCGACACCATTGCTCAAACTGGATTACGCCACCATCGCTGATCCCACCACGCTGGAAGACATCTCCACAGTTCAATCCGAGATGGTCGCGCTGATTGCCGCCCGGGTAGGCACTACGCGACTGATTGATAACTGCCAGTTGGCCCCTGCTGCTACAGAAAAAACCTGA
- a CDS encoding sigma-70 family RNA polymerase sigma factor has translation MTNNDQYLIQECLAGRTEAFDQLVLKYQDRLFRTLVRVLGSSDDARDAAQEGFTQAFFKLKTFRGTAAFYSWLFRISFNAAITQKRKTKRTSATIDPQENPAGTWLVDTNPANHPPEVAELAERKKLVHQALNELQEEYRTPLILRELEGMSYGEIAEITEIPLGTVRSRIFRGRNELKQKLNTLFQDAPVTRVSESDHESSISESK, from the coding sequence GTGACCAACAATGATCAATACCTGATTCAAGAATGTTTGGCAGGTCGTACCGAGGCGTTTGATCAACTGGTCCTGAAATATCAGGACCGCCTGTTTCGAACCCTGGTGCGAGTTCTGGGCTCCAGCGACGATGCGCGCGATGCCGCCCAGGAAGGGTTTACCCAGGCCTTTTTTAAATTGAAAACGTTCCGAGGAACTGCCGCCTTTTATTCCTGGCTGTTTCGCATTTCTTTTAATGCCGCGATTACTCAGAAACGAAAAACAAAACGAACTTCCGCAACGATCGATCCACAAGAGAACCCGGCCGGTACCTGGCTGGTTGATACAAACCCCGCCAATCACCCTCCCGAAGTCGCCGAACTCGCCGAGCGAAAAAAGCTCGTTCACCAGGCATTGAATGAACTACAGGAAGAATATCGCACGCCTTTGATCCTGCGGGAACTGGAAGGTATGTCGTACGGGGAAATTGCCGAAATTACGGAGATCCCACTGGGAACAGTCAGAAGCCGAATTTTCAGAGGAAGGAATGAACTAAAACAGAAACTGAACACGCTGTTTCAGGATGCCCCTGTCACACGTGTTTCCGAGTCTGACCATGAGTCATCGATAAGTGAATCAAAATGA